Proteins from one Streptomyces sp. NBC_00289 genomic window:
- a CDS encoding glycoside hydrolase N-terminal domain-containing protein: MELDPSDLLPRRDLLALAAATGALTALPAFTASAAPRRPLDSPAISSSSRNELWWQAPADDHSMIEQGLPVGNGRLGALAGNDPGRERLLLTDATMWTGGLNDTLDADGQFPYGRGDFGSFTLLGRLSVDLPDHDLSAVSGYRRTLDLAQGLVTTSYVRSGVTYRRTIFASRPDDVIVLHFTQSGGGRYTGTVTLDGTHGETTSERLSFGAAFPNGLTYGAAVTAHGTGGHVTVSGSHIAFSGCRDLTVVVSGGTDYAPDAAKGYRDPNLDPERLARAKVRDAAAHPADTLLRTHVADHRALFGQFDISLGTSSAGQRSLDTWERLKARARDGEADPELEAAYVQFGRYLMISGSRGSLPLNLQGLWLDGNDPDWMGDYHTDINIQMNYWMADRAGLSTCFDALTDYCLAQLPSWTELTRTHFNDPRNRYRNSTGRIAGWTVAISTNPYGGGGWWWHPAGNAWLCAGLWEHYEYTQSHTHLERIYPLLKGACEFWEARLLTTTLPGTSKEVLVADSDWSPEHGPLDAKGITYAQELVWALFGSYCTASARLKRDTGYAATIAALRKRLYLPRVSPKTGWLEEWMSPDNLGETTHRHLSPLVGLFPGDRIRPDGSTPQDVVEGATALLTARGTESFGWANAWRGLCWARLKNAENAYRLVVNNLRPSSGGSNGTAFNLFDIYQVEQGRGIFQIDANFGTPAAVIEMLVYSRPGHLELLPALPDAWSAAGSLSGAGVRGGFVVDLRWKDGKPTEARIRSVGGRTTTVAFGSASRTVTLRPGTSVTLKDLDR; this comes from the coding sequence ATGGAACTCGACCCCTCAGACCTGCTGCCCAGACGTGACCTGCTCGCTCTGGCCGCGGCCACCGGCGCCCTCACCGCCCTGCCCGCCTTCACCGCGTCGGCCGCGCCCCGGCGGCCGCTCGACTCGCCCGCCATCTCGAGCAGTTCACGAAACGAGCTGTGGTGGCAGGCGCCCGCCGACGACCACTCGATGATCGAACAGGGGCTGCCCGTCGGCAACGGCCGCCTCGGCGCCCTCGCGGGCAACGACCCCGGCCGCGAACGCCTCCTGCTCACCGACGCCACGATGTGGACCGGCGGCCTCAACGACACACTCGACGCCGACGGCCAGTTCCCCTACGGCCGCGGCGACTTCGGTTCGTTCACCCTGCTCGGCCGCCTCTCCGTCGACCTCCCCGACCACGACCTGTCCGCCGTCTCCGGTTACCGCCGCACCCTCGACCTCGCCCAGGGCCTGGTGACCACGTCGTACGTCCGCTCCGGGGTGACCTACCGGCGGACGATCTTCGCCAGCCGCCCCGACGACGTGATCGTCCTGCACTTCACCCAGAGCGGCGGCGGCCGCTACACCGGCACCGTCACCCTGGACGGCACCCATGGCGAAACCACCTCCGAACGGCTCTCGTTCGGCGCGGCCTTCCCCAACGGCCTGACCTACGGCGCCGCCGTCACCGCCCACGGCACCGGCGGCCACGTCACCGTCAGCGGCTCGCACATCGCCTTCTCCGGATGCCGGGACCTCACCGTGGTGGTGAGCGGTGGCACCGACTACGCGCCCGACGCGGCCAAGGGCTACCGTGACCCCAACCTCGACCCCGAGCGCCTGGCCCGCGCCAAGGTCCGGGACGCGGCCGCCCACCCGGCGGACACCCTGCTGCGCACCCATGTCGCCGACCACCGCGCCCTGTTCGGGCAGTTCGACATCTCGCTCGGCACCTCGTCCGCCGGGCAGCGCTCCCTGGACACCTGGGAGCGGCTGAAGGCACGGGCCCGGGACGGCGAGGCCGATCCCGAACTGGAGGCGGCCTACGTACAGTTCGGCCGCTACCTGATGATCTCCGGATCACGCGGCAGCCTCCCGCTGAACCTCCAGGGACTGTGGCTCGACGGCAACGACCCCGACTGGATGGGCGACTACCACACCGACATCAACATCCAGATGAACTACTGGATGGCGGACCGGGCGGGCCTGTCGACGTGCTTCGACGCGCTCACCGACTACTGCCTCGCCCAACTCCCGTCGTGGACCGAACTCACCCGCACCCACTTCAACGACCCGCGCAACCGCTACCGCAACTCCACCGGCAGGATCGCCGGCTGGACCGTCGCCATCTCCACCAACCCGTACGGGGGAGGCGGCTGGTGGTGGCATCCCGCAGGCAACGCCTGGCTGTGCGCCGGCCTGTGGGAGCACTACGAGTACACGCAGTCGCACACCCATCTGGAGAGGATCTACCCGCTGCTCAAGGGCGCCTGCGAGTTCTGGGAGGCGCGGCTGCTCACCACCACCCTCCCCGGCACCTCGAAGGAGGTGCTCGTCGCCGACAGCGACTGGTCGCCCGAGCACGGGCCGCTCGACGCCAAGGGCATCACCTACGCCCAGGAACTGGTGTGGGCGCTCTTCGGCAGCTACTGCACCGCGTCGGCCCGGCTGAAGCGGGACACCGGGTACGCCGCCACCATCGCCGCTCTGCGCAAGCGGCTGTACCTGCCTCGGGTGAGCCCGAAGACCGGCTGGCTGGAGGAGTGGATGTCGCCGGACAACCTCGGCGAGACCACCCACCGTCACCTGTCGCCGCTGGTCGGTCTCTTCCCAGGCGACCGCATCCGCCCCGACGGCTCCACTCCCCAGGACGTCGTCGAGGGCGCCACCGCCCTGCTCACCGCGCGCGGCACGGAGAGCTTCGGCTGGGCGAACGCGTGGCGCGGCCTGTGCTGGGCCCGCCTCAAGAACGCGGAGAACGCGTACCGGCTGGTCGTCAACAACCTCCGCCCGTCCAGCGGCGGAAGCAACGGCACCGCCTTCAACCTCTTCGACATCTACCAGGTCGAACAGGGCCGTGGCATCTTCCAGATCGACGCCAACTTCGGGACCCCGGCAGCGGTGATCGAGATGCTCGTGTACTCCCGGCCGGGCCATCTGGAGCTGCTGCCGGCCCTTCCCGACGCCTGGTCCGCGGCCGGCAGCCTCAGCGGGGCCGGCGTACGCGGAGGCTTCGTCGTGGACCTGCGCTGGAAGGACGGGAAACCGACCGAGGCCCGGATCCGCAGCGTGGGCGGCCGGACCACGACCGTCGCGTTCGGGTCTGCCTCCCGCACCGTGACCCTGCGGCCCGGCACGTCGGTCACCCTGAAGGACCTCGACCGGTGA
- a CDS encoding SGNH/GDSL hydrolase family protein, whose protein sequence is MSGGRARACRLLAVALTAAVLQATPAPAAEGPPDGVITWGASADRLGEGVADRGYRMVVRTSVAGSDLRIRLSNAFGDRPVTFDSVYAGLRREGAALVRGSNRRLTFGGARSVTVPAGRTVYSDPLPGRWAAAADLVVSIHSPDAAGPATGHGMAMQTSYTAQGDHTAENDGARWTGTVGSWFYLDAVSVRADTGTRAVVALGDSITDGWQSSTDLDRRWPDYLARRLRQADTDLKGVANEGISGNKVLADGAGQSALSRLDRDVLSQPGVRTVFLFEGVNDIKAHTGVTAQDLIAGYREIAERAHAAGKCVVGATVGPFKGWSEWDPAGEAVRRDVNEFIRSGGEFDAVTDFDHILRSPYDPERILPVFDGGDHLHPNDKGMQAMADAVDLTSLDCGTAHRADR, encoded by the coding sequence GTGAGCGGCGGCCGGGCACGCGCGTGCCGACTGCTCGCCGTCGCCCTGACGGCGGCCGTCCTGCAGGCCACCCCTGCTCCGGCCGCGGAGGGTCCGCCGGACGGTGTGATCACCTGGGGAGCGAGCGCGGACCGTCTGGGCGAGGGCGTCGCCGACCGCGGCTACCGCATGGTCGTGCGCACCAGCGTCGCCGGCAGCGACCTGCGCATCCGGCTCTCCAACGCCTTCGGCGACCGCCCCGTGACGTTCGACAGCGTGTACGCCGGACTCCGGCGGGAGGGTGCCGCACTGGTCCGCGGCAGCAACCGGCGGCTGACCTTCGGCGGGGCGCGCTCGGTCACCGTTCCGGCCGGCCGGACGGTCTACAGCGACCCGCTGCCCGGACGATGGGCCGCGGCGGCCGACCTGGTCGTCAGCATCCACTCACCGGACGCGGCGGGCCCGGCCACCGGCCACGGGATGGCCATGCAGACCTCGTACACGGCACAGGGCGACCACACCGCCGAAAACGACGGCGCCCGGTGGACGGGGACCGTCGGCTCCTGGTTCTACCTGGACGCCGTCTCGGTACGGGCCGACACAGGCACGCGGGCGGTCGTCGCGCTCGGCGACTCCATCACGGACGGCTGGCAGTCCAGCACCGACCTCGACCGGCGCTGGCCCGACTACCTCGCGCGCCGGCTCCGGCAGGCGGACACCGACCTCAAGGGGGTCGCGAACGAAGGCATCTCCGGCAACAAGGTGCTGGCCGACGGCGCCGGACAGAGCGCGCTGAGCCGGCTCGACCGGGACGTCCTGTCCCAGCCCGGCGTACGCACCGTGTTCCTCTTCGAGGGCGTCAACGACATCAAGGCACACACCGGTGTCACCGCCCAGGACCTGATCGCCGGCTACCGGGAGATCGCCGAGCGGGCGCACGCGGCCGGCAAGTGTGTCGTCGGCGCGACCGTCGGCCCCTTCAAGGGCTGGTCCGAATGGGACCCGGCCGGCGAGGCGGTACGCCGGGACGTCAACGAATTCATCAGAAGCGGCGGGGAGTTCGACGCCGTCACCGACTTCGACCACATCCTGCGCAGCCCCTATGACCCCGAGCGGATCCTGCCCGTCTTCGACGGCGGCGATCATCTGCACCCCAATGACAAGGGAATGCAGGCGATGGCCGACGCCGTCGACCTCACGAGCCTCGACTGCGGCACAGCACACCGCGCCGACCGCTGA
- a CDS encoding AAA family ATPase, whose product MSPTSFTAPLIGRQDELAHLAGVLERARGGEARAVLIAGDAGVGKTRMLDEAAGQAARAGMTVLTGHCVDLGDVGLPYLPFTEILGVLAVEERFADAFAAHPVVDRLLGAGTDAGRDVGGRLRLFEGMAGLLADLADVAPLLLVLEDLHWADQSSRDLLRFLLSRGILQRPAGGAPTHRLAVLASYRADDLHRRHPLRPLLAELVRLPAVERLELRPMGDAEVTRLVRALEDRPLPDTTVRRIVERAEGNAFYAEELLAATDPEAGGVPSGLADVLLIRFEQLSDTAQQVVRTAAVAGRRVEHDLLRDAVRLPEDELETALRETLGRQLLVPGHDDTYSFRHALAREAVYADLLPGERARLHGAFARLLDGRGNRAESAAERAHHYRESHDLTEALAASLEAADHAQRVGAPAEELRHLESALDLWAAVDPSARPAGADSVTLRLRASAAAAHAGEAHRAVSLTRSALAGIGRDTDSELAARVRYTLAGNLMSVDSQSAAFAYSSEALAMIPAEPPSRTWVWAAATHVLAARQVGDNETALRVARQALSVAEQLGITDAQADLLISLARIEEGGRRTPEGLRGLREARELARSAGNAPVEMRALFSIAIGSFEAGDLDACLPWLTEGLDRARRAGLLSSPYPLEMRYLRLLVLYTLGRWDECLRAAASDAEVLPAAAGYTAGPALSVALARGDGTAEDRARTLLEGRFDWMGTLVAGIVLTDAAALRGDAEAAVERMRSTVAALTDDAGTPPDVTVRLAALALSAVADRAAELRSGGDEAGARRWAETATGLVASARDAASHGGDGNVQGPEGQAWLARAEAEWTRTVSGPDAEAWARAVTAFDYGEDYERARCRLRFAEALLTAERREEAAAEAGAARDTAVRLGATPLLERADALIRRGRLAPAGPSAEDRAPALTAREQDVLRLLARGRSNRQIGEELFISGKTASVHVSNILAKVGAASRTEAVAIAYRDGLIAPESATSP is encoded by the coding sequence GTGTCACCGACCTCATTCACCGCACCGCTCATCGGCCGGCAGGACGAACTCGCTCACCTGGCCGGTGTGCTGGAGCGTGCCCGGGGTGGCGAGGCGCGCGCCGTCCTGATCGCCGGGGACGCCGGGGTCGGCAAGACCCGGATGCTGGACGAGGCGGCCGGACAGGCGGCCCGTGCGGGCATGACCGTGCTCACCGGGCACTGCGTCGACCTGGGGGACGTCGGCCTGCCGTATCTGCCGTTCACCGAGATCCTCGGCGTGCTCGCCGTCGAGGAGCGCTTCGCGGACGCCTTCGCCGCGCATCCGGTGGTGGACCGCCTGCTGGGCGCGGGCACCGACGCCGGACGGGACGTGGGCGGTCGGCTGCGGCTGTTCGAGGGCATGGCCGGGCTGCTGGCCGACCTGGCGGACGTCGCGCCGCTGCTCCTCGTCCTGGAGGACCTGCACTGGGCCGACCAGTCGTCCCGGGATCTACTGCGGTTCCTGCTCAGCCGGGGCATCCTCCAGCGGCCGGCGGGCGGGGCGCCCACCCACCGGCTCGCGGTGCTCGCCTCCTACCGCGCGGACGATCTGCACCGCCGGCACCCGCTGCGTCCGCTGCTGGCCGAGCTGGTGCGGCTGCCCGCCGTCGAGCGGCTCGAGCTGCGGCCCATGGGCGACGCCGAGGTGACCCGGCTGGTGCGGGCCTTGGAGGACCGTCCGCTGCCGGACACCACGGTCCGGCGGATCGTCGAGCGCGCCGAGGGCAACGCCTTCTACGCGGAGGAACTGCTCGCGGCGACGGACCCGGAGGCCGGCGGGGTGCCCAGCGGCCTGGCCGACGTCCTGCTGATCCGCTTCGAGCAGCTGTCCGACACCGCCCAGCAGGTGGTGCGCACCGCCGCCGTCGCCGGTCGCCGCGTCGAGCACGACCTGCTGCGGGACGCGGTACGCCTGCCCGAGGACGAACTGGAGACGGCGCTGCGCGAGACCCTGGGACGGCAACTGCTGGTGCCGGGGCACGACGACACGTACTCCTTCCGCCACGCCCTGGCCCGCGAGGCGGTGTACGCCGATCTGCTGCCGGGCGAACGGGCCCGGCTGCACGGCGCGTTCGCCCGGCTGCTCGACGGGCGCGGCAACCGCGCGGAGAGCGCGGCGGAACGTGCCCACCACTACCGCGAGAGCCACGACCTGACCGAGGCACTCGCCGCCTCCCTGGAGGCCGCCGACCACGCCCAGCGGGTCGGTGCGCCCGCCGAGGAGCTACGGCACCTGGAGTCGGCCCTCGACCTGTGGGCGGCAGTGGATCCGTCCGCGCGCCCGGCGGGCGCCGACAGCGTGACGCTCAGGCTGCGCGCCTCGGCCGCGGCCGCGCACGCCGGGGAGGCGCACCGCGCGGTGTCCCTGACCCGCTCCGCGCTCGCCGGCATCGGCCGGGACACGGACTCCGAGCTCGCCGCCCGGGTCCGGTACACGCTCGCCGGCAACCTGATGAGCGTCGACAGCCAGTCGGCTGCGTTCGCCTACAGCAGCGAGGCGCTCGCGATGATCCCCGCCGAACCTCCCTCCCGGACCTGGGTGTGGGCCGCGGCCACGCACGTCCTGGCGGCGCGCCAGGTCGGTGACAACGAGACCGCGCTGCGGGTCGCCCGGCAGGCCCTGAGCGTCGCCGAACAGCTGGGAATCACGGACGCCCAGGCGGACCTGCTCATCTCCCTGGCCCGTATCGAGGAGGGCGGCCGCCGCACTCCGGAGGGACTCCGGGGGCTGCGCGAGGCCAGGGAACTGGCCCGGAGCGCGGGCAACGCGCCGGTGGAGATGCGCGCCCTGTTCAGCATCGCGATCGGCTCCTTCGAGGCCGGTGACCTGGACGCCTGTCTGCCCTGGCTGACCGAGGGGCTGGACCGGGCCCGCCGCGCCGGTCTGCTGTCCTCGCCGTACCCGCTGGAGATGCGGTACCTGCGGCTGCTCGTGCTGTACACCCTGGGCCGCTGGGACGAGTGCCTGCGCGCCGCCGCCTCCGACGCCGAGGTACTGCCCGCGGCCGCCGGGTACACGGCCGGGCCCGCGCTGTCCGTCGCTCTCGCGCGCGGCGACGGCACCGCCGAGGACCGCGCCCGCACGCTGCTGGAGGGCCGGTTCGACTGGATGGGCACGCTGGTCGCGGGCATCGTGCTGACCGATGCCGCGGCGCTGCGGGGTGACGCGGAGGCGGCCGTGGAGCGGATGCGGTCGACCGTCGCCGCGCTCACCGACGACGCGGGCACACCGCCCGATGTCACGGTCCGGCTGGCCGCGCTCGCCCTGTCCGCGGTCGCCGACCGGGCCGCCGAACTGCGTTCCGGCGGCGACGAGGCGGGGGCCCGCCGCTGGGCGGAGACGGCGACCGGCCTGGTGGCGTCGGCGCGGGACGCCGCCTCGCACGGCGGTGACGGCAACGTCCAGGGCCCGGAGGGACAGGCGTGGCTGGCGCGCGCCGAGGCGGAGTGGACGCGGACGGTGTCGGGGCCGGACGCGGAAGCCTGGGCGAGGGCCGTCACCGCCTTCGACTACGGCGAGGACTACGAGCGGGCGCGCTGCCGACTGCGGTTCGCCGAGGCGCTGTTGACGGCGGAGCGCCGCGAGGAGGCGGCCGCCGAGGCGGGCGCGGCGCGGGACACGGCGGTCCGGCTGGGCGCCACTCCCCTGCTGGAGCGGGCCGACGCCCTGATCCGCCGCGGCCGCCTGGCACCCGCCGGTCCGTCCGCCGAGGACCGCGCCCCCGCGCTCACCGCCCGCGAGCAGGACGTGCTGCGGCTCCTCGCCCGGGGCCGCAGCAACCGGCAGATCGGCGAGGAGTTGTTCATCAGCGGCAAGACGGCGAGCGTGCACGTGTCCAACATCCTCGCCAAGGTGGGTGCCGCGAGCCGCACGGAGGCGGTCGCGATCGCCTACCGGGACGGGCTGATCGCACCGGAGTCGGCGACCTCTCCGTGA
- a CDS encoding UBP-type zinc finger domain-containing protein gives MTSDTGIDPSVPPSGTGCVECDADGGWWFHLRRCATCGHIGCCDSSPAKHATAHFAATGHPVVRSFEPGEEWFWDYATSEMYESGPDLAPPVSHPAEQPAPGPAGRVPADWAQTLR, from the coding sequence ATGACCAGCGACACCGGAATCGACCCGAGCGTCCCGCCGAGCGGCACCGGCTGCGTCGAGTGCGACGCGGACGGCGGGTGGTGGTTCCACCTGCGGCGCTGCGCGACCTGCGGCCACATCGGCTGTTGCGACTCCTCCCCCGCCAAGCACGCCACCGCCCACTTCGCGGCCACGGGTCATCCGGTGGTCCGCAGCTTCGAACCGGGCGAGGAATGGTTCTGGGACTACGCGACCTCCGAGATGTACGAGTCGGGCCCCGACCTCGCGCCGCCCGTCAGCCACCCCGCGGAGCAGCCGGCGCCGGGCCCGGCGGGACGGGTGCCGGCGGACTGGGCGCAGACTCTGCGCTGA
- a CDS encoding ATP-binding protein: MSGRCVPCSPQEIGALFLFEKLSSEQLGRLCSEGRVELFEPGPVYTEGEPATCFFVMIEGTVVLSRRVGADDVEVSRTSQSGVYAGAMQAYLGDRVRQVYNNSMRVTEPTRFFVLPSDIFASIMQEWFPMAVHLLEGLFFGSKSTQRAIGQRERLLALGSLSAGLTHELNNPAAAAVRATATLRERVGKMRHKLAVISSGPFPREALANLIEIQERTAERVAKAPVLTPLEASDREDAVGDWLDDHDIPEGWRIAPTFVQAGLDLDWLDQVAAAVDPEILPSAIGWLNYTVETELLMDEIEDSTTRISHLVDAAKQYSQLDRAPYQNADVHDLLDSTLLMLSGKTGSRIKVVKEYDRTLPKIPAYPAELNQVWTNLIDNAVSAINSTDGEGTLTVRTALVGEQLLVEFRDTGPGVPAEIRGRIFDPFFTTKPVGEGTGLGLDISWRIVVNKHHGTLQVESEPGDTRFQVLLPLTAAENDPPEEPA, encoded by the coding sequence GTGAGCGGGCGGTGCGTGCCGTGCAGCCCGCAGGAGATCGGGGCGCTGTTCCTGTTCGAGAAGCTGTCCTCGGAGCAACTCGGCCGGCTGTGCAGCGAAGGGCGGGTGGAGCTGTTCGAGCCCGGGCCGGTCTATACCGAGGGTGAGCCCGCGACCTGCTTCTTCGTCATGATCGAGGGCACGGTCGTGCTGTCCCGCCGGGTCGGCGCCGACGACGTGGAGGTCTCCCGGACCTCCCAGAGCGGGGTGTACGCGGGGGCCATGCAGGCGTATCTCGGTGACCGGGTGCGGCAGGTCTACAACAACTCGATGCGGGTGACGGAACCGACCCGGTTCTTCGTGCTGCCCTCGGACATCTTCGCGAGCATCATGCAGGAGTGGTTCCCGATGGCGGTGCATCTGCTGGAGGGACTCTTCTTCGGTTCGAAGAGCACCCAGCGGGCCATCGGGCAGCGCGAACGGCTGCTGGCGCTCGGCTCCTTGTCGGCCGGCCTCACGCACGAGCTCAACAACCCCGCGGCGGCGGCCGTCCGGGCCACCGCCACCCTGCGGGAGCGGGTGGGCAAGATGCGGCACAAACTCGCCGTCATCTCCTCCGGCCCCTTCCCCCGGGAGGCGCTGGCCAACCTGATCGAGATCCAGGAACGCACCGCCGAACGCGTGGCGAAGGCACCCGTGCTGACCCCGCTGGAGGCCTCGGACCGGGAGGACGCGGTCGGCGACTGGCTCGACGACCACGACATCCCCGAGGGCTGGCGGATCGCCCCCACCTTCGTGCAGGCCGGGCTCGACCTGGACTGGCTGGACCAGGTCGCGGCGGCCGTGGACCCGGAGATCCTCCCGAGCGCCATCGGCTGGCTCAACTACACCGTCGAGACCGAGCTGTTGATGGACGAGATCGAGGACTCCACCACCCGCATCTCGCACCTCGTCGACGCCGCCAAGCAGTACTCCCAGCTCGACCGCGCCCCCTACCAGAACGCCGACGTCCACGATCTCCTCGACAGCACCCTGCTGATGCTCTCGGGCAAGACCGGATCACGGATCAAGGTCGTCAAGGAGTACGACCGCACGCTCCCGAAGATCCCGGCCTACCCGGCGGAGCTCAACCAGGTGTGGACTAACCTGATCGACAACGCGGTCTCCGCCATCAACAGCACCGACGGGGAAGGGACGTTGACCGTGCGGACGGCGCTCGTCGGCGAGCAGCTCCTGGTGGAGTTCCGCGACACCGGCCCCGGGGTGCCGGCGGAGATCCGCGGCCGGATCTTCGACCCCTTCTTCACCACCAAGCCGGTGGGCGAGGGCACCGGGCTGGGCCTGGACATCTCCTGGCGGATCGTCGTGAACAAGCACCACGGCACGCTCCAGGTCGAGTCCGAGCCGGGCGACACCCGGTTCCAGGTCCTCCTTCCCCTCACCGCAGCCGAGAACGACCCGCCCGAGGAGCCCGCATGA
- a CDS encoding FAD-dependent oxidoreductase produces MAQAADAARTVIMTVDDDPGVSRAVARDLRRRYGESYRIVRAESGESALEALRELKLRGDLVAVLLADYRMPQMNGIEFLEQALDVYPGARRVLLTAYADTNAAIDAINVVDLDHYLLKPWDPPEEKLYPVLDDLLEAWRASDHRSVPSTKVVGHRWSARSSDVREFLARNQVPYRWYSADEPEGRRLLAAAGADGQRLPLVITPDGSPLVEPEAPELAARVGLATTPTADFYDLVVIGGGPAGLGAAVYGASEGLRTVLVERSATGGQAGQSSRIENYLGFPDGVSGAQLTDRARRQAGKFGAEILTAREVTGLEANGAARTVRFSDGSAIAAHSVILATGVSYRQLDAPGADDLSGCGVYYGSALTEAAACQGHDVYIVGGANSAGQAAMYLSRGAKSVTLLVRGPSLAASMSHYLIQQISEAPNISVRCGTVVDAVHGPDHLEQLTLRDVESGHTELVDAQWVFVFIGAAPLTDWLDGTVLRDDNGFILAGPDLTPDGRPPGDWELDRPPYHLETNIPGVFVAGDARAESAKRVASAVGEGAMAVMLVHRYLEQS; encoded by the coding sequence ATGGCACAGGCCGCGGACGCAGCGCGGACCGTCATCATGACCGTTGACGACGACCCGGGAGTCTCCCGTGCCGTCGCCCGGGACCTGCGGCGGCGCTACGGCGAGTCGTACCGGATCGTGCGCGCGGAGTCCGGCGAGTCCGCGCTGGAGGCGTTGCGCGAGCTCAAGCTGCGCGGCGATCTCGTGGCCGTGCTCCTGGCCGACTACCGGATGCCCCAGATGAACGGCATCGAGTTCCTCGAGCAGGCCCTGGACGTGTACCCGGGCGCGCGGCGGGTCCTGCTGACCGCGTACGCGGACACGAACGCGGCGATCGACGCGATCAACGTCGTCGACCTCGATCACTACCTGCTCAAGCCCTGGGACCCGCCCGAGGAGAAGCTCTACCCGGTCCTGGACGACCTGCTGGAGGCGTGGCGCGCCAGCGACCACCGGTCCGTGCCCAGCACGAAGGTGGTCGGGCACCGCTGGTCGGCGCGCTCCTCGGACGTACGGGAGTTCCTGGCCCGCAACCAGGTGCCGTACCGCTGGTACTCCGCCGACGAGCCGGAGGGCCGGCGGCTGCTGGCGGCCGCGGGAGCGGACGGGCAGCGGCTGCCGCTGGTGATCACTCCGGACGGCTCCCCCCTCGTCGAGCCGGAGGCACCCGAGCTGGCCGCCCGGGTGGGGCTGGCGACCACACCGACGGCCGACTTCTACGACCTGGTCGTCATCGGCGGCGGCCCGGCCGGACTCGGCGCGGCGGTGTACGGGGCGTCCGAGGGGCTGCGGACCGTGCTCGTGGAGCGGTCGGCGACGGGCGGGCAGGCGGGGCAGAGCTCGCGGATCGAGAACTACCTCGGCTTCCCGGACGGCGTCTCGGGCGCCCAGCTCACCGACCGGGCCCGGCGGCAGGCCGGGAAGTTCGGCGCCGAGATCCTCACCGCGCGCGAGGTGACCGGCCTGGAGGCCAACGGGGCGGCCCGCACCGTGCGCTTCTCCGACGGCTCGGCGATCGCCGCGCACAGCGTGATCCTGGCGACCGGCGTGTCCTACCGGCAGCTGGACGCGCCGGGCGCGGACGACCTGTCCGGCTGCGGGGTCTACTACGGCTCGGCGCTCACGGAGGCGGCCGCCTGCCAGGGCCACGACGTGTACATCGTGGGCGGCGCCAACTCCGCGGGGCAGGCGGCGATGTACCTGTCCAGGGGCGCCAAGTCGGTGACCCTGCTGGTGCGCGGGCCCTCGCTGGCCGCGTCGATGTCGCACTACCTGATCCAGCAGATCAGCGAGGCGCCCAACATCTCGGTGCGCTGCGGCACCGTGGTGGACGCCGTGCACGGCCCCGACCACCTGGAGCAGCTGACCCTGCGCGACGTGGAGAGCGGTCACACCGAACTCGTCGACGCGCAGTGGGTGTTCGTGTTCATCGGCGCGGCCCCGCTGACGGACTGGCTGGACGGCACGGTGCTGCGGGACGACAACGGGTTCATCCTCGCGGGGCCCGACCTCACCCCCGACGGACGACCTCCCGGGGACTGGGAGCTGGACCGGCCGCCGTACCACCTGGAGACCAACATTCCCGGCGTGTTCGTCGCGGGGGACGCCCGCGCGGAGTCCGCCAAGCGGGTCGCGTCCGCCGTCGGAGAGGGAGCCATGGCCGTGATGCTCGTCCACCGTTATCTGGAGCAGTCGTGA
- a CDS encoding VOC family protein translates to MTLEWEQLVVDAADPHALGRWWAEALGWVVVGDLPDEFEIRPAPDRLPGLLFVPVPEAKTVKNRLHLDFRPVDQEAEVARLLALGARRVDIGQGEQPWVVLADPEGNEFCVLRPRRG, encoded by the coding sequence ATGACCTTGGAGTGGGAGCAGCTTGTCGTGGACGCCGCCGACCCGCACGCCCTGGGGCGCTGGTGGGCCGAGGCGCTCGGGTGGGTGGTGGTGGGAGACCTCCCCGACGAGTTCGAGATCCGGCCCGCGCCGGACCGGCTGCCGGGCCTGCTGTTCGTACCCGTCCCGGAGGCGAAGACCGTCAAGAACCGCCTCCACCTCGACTTCCGGCCCGTCGACCAGGAGGCGGAGGTCGCCCGCCTGCTCGCCCTCGGCGCCCGCCGCGTGGACATCGGCCAGGGCGAGCAGCCCTGGGTGGTCCTCGCGGATCCCGAGGGCAACGAGTTCTGCGTGCTGAGGCCGCGCCGCGGCTGA